One region of Alcanivorax sediminis genomic DNA includes:
- a CDS encoding Arc family DNA-binding protein, with translation MTSNVTTRAEKFVVRFPCGMRAEVSEAARFSHRSMNAEIIARLQHSLGNWPEALPQGAAAVPDGNEEAYLLERFRRLSPAKQQALLALLD, from the coding sequence ATGACCAGTAACGTCACCACGCGAGCCGAGAAGTTCGTGGTGCGTTTTCCTTGCGGAATGCGTGCAGAAGTCTCAGAAGCGGCCCGGTTTAGTCACCGCAGCATGAATGCAGAAATCATTGCCCGGCTGCAACATAGTCTGGGCAATTGGCCCGAGGCCCTGCCACAGGGAGCAGCGGCAGTACCGGATGGCAACGAAGAAGCCTACTTGCTGGAACGCTTCCGTCGCCTCTCACCCGCCAAACAGCAGGCCCTGTTGGCTCTGCTGGACTAG
- a CDS encoding HD domain-containing phosphohydrolase — protein sequence MTTLIPDTDIREGKEVLPRLLRVAQHLSEQRDVPRLMDALLREARFLCNADSGWVWLYRDSPEGEGLFCLCAATAGSAVRENPALFRSLEGGGLVETCFADGEPMTVVLADQNLPDDDQALLAELAPECLASQLWPLYNHEGRVTGVLQLAYQRKLPSNLQRLENGHLIFQSLLTYGGTALSNLTQVQDLKALLDAFIKVLAQAIDAKSPHTSAHCQRVPVITELLAQAACDDQEQFADFSLDEDGWYELHVAAWLHDCGKLATPDSVLDKSTKLHTLHDRIDEVASRFAALRAEICFRYERDCLITPQLEPSLRERMEQEIDALTGDLTFLERINRGGEAMAAEDQQRVRDIAACRWTDAWGQSKPLLTDDEVYNLCIPRGTLTPEERQVINGHMDVTLDMLGSLPFPPKLRQVPEYAGGHHEKMDGSGFPLGLTRDQMSIPARIMAIADIFEALTAKERPYKTPLKLSEALVIMQRMRDNDHLDPDLYRLFIRSRVWREYGERHLDPVQLDVEDASAFE from the coding sequence ATGACCACACTCATACCCGACACCGACATCCGTGAAGGCAAGGAAGTGTTGCCACGGTTGCTGCGGGTTGCCCAGCATCTCAGCGAGCAGCGCGATGTGCCGCGGCTGATGGATGCACTGCTGCGCGAAGCCCGATTCCTGTGCAACGCGGATTCCGGCTGGGTCTGGCTGTATCGGGATAGCCCCGAGGGAGAAGGGCTGTTTTGTCTGTGCGCGGCCACTGCGGGGAGTGCGGTGCGGGAAAATCCCGCCCTGTTTCGTTCCCTGGAGGGTGGGGGGCTGGTGGAAACCTGCTTTGCCGATGGCGAGCCGATGACGGTGGTGCTGGCGGATCAGAATCTGCCGGATGACGATCAGGCGCTGCTGGCGGAACTGGCCCCTGAGTGTCTCGCCTCCCAGCTATGGCCGCTCTATAACCATGAAGGGCGTGTGACAGGCGTCTTGCAGCTGGCCTATCAACGCAAACTCCCCAGCAATCTGCAACGACTGGAAAACGGCCACTTGATCTTTCAGTCATTGCTGACCTATGGGGGCACGGCGCTCAGCAACCTCACTCAGGTGCAGGATCTCAAGGCCCTGCTGGATGCCTTTATCAAGGTGCTGGCCCAGGCCATTGATGCCAAGAGCCCGCATACCAGTGCCCATTGTCAGCGGGTACCTGTCATTACCGAATTGTTGGCCCAGGCGGCCTGCGATGATCAGGAACAGTTTGCCGACTTCAGCCTGGATGAGGATGGCTGGTACGAGTTGCATGTGGCCGCCTGGCTGCACGATTGCGGCAAGCTGGCGACACCGGATTCGGTGCTCGACAAGTCCACCAAGCTGCATACCTTGCATGATCGTATTGACGAAGTGGCCAGCCGTTTTGCCGCGCTGCGCGCGGAAATCTGTTTTCGTTATGAGCGGGATTGTCTTATAACGCCCCAGCTGGAGCCTTCTCTGCGCGAGCGCATGGAGCAGGAGATAGATGCGTTGACCGGCGATCTGACCTTTCTGGAGCGGATCAACCGGGGCGGTGAGGCCATGGCCGCAGAAGACCAGCAGCGGGTGCGGGATATTGCGGCCTGCCGCTGGACGGATGCCTGGGGGCAGAGCAAGCCGCTGCTGACCGACGACGAGGTTTATAACCTGTGCATTCCCCGCGGTACCCTGACGCCGGAAGAGCGGCAAGTGATCAACGGCCACATGGATGTGACGCTGGATATGCTCGGCTCCTTGCCTTTCCCGCCCAAACTTCGCCAGGTGCCCGAGTACGCTGGCGGGCATCATGAGAAGATGGATGGCAGCGGGTTTCCGCTGGGACTGACCCGTGACCAGATGTCGATCCCGGCGCGGATCATGGCGATTGCGGATATCTTCGAGGCGCTCACCGCCAAGGAGCGTCCCTACAAGACGCCACTGAAGCTGAGTGAGGCGCTGGTTATCATGCAGCGTATGCGCGATAACGATCACCTCGACCCGGATCTGTACCGGCTGTTCATCCGCTCACGGGTGTGGCGGGAATACGGTGAGCGGCATCTTGATCCGGTTCAGCTGGATGTGGAGGACGCCTCGGCGTTTGAGTGA
- the hisI gene encoding phosphoribosyl-AMP cyclohydrolase codes for MFKDNEHQPEGFQVSLKEALDNLKYNSDGLVPAIAQQHDTGEVLMMAWMNREAIEETLQTGRVCYFSRSRNTLWRKGESSGQVQLLKALRFDCDADTVLVSVDQTGPACHTGRRDCFYWKADANNVTIDKTPIKDPKELYGK; via the coding sequence ATGTTCAAAGACAACGAACACCAGCCCGAAGGCTTTCAGGTTTCCCTCAAGGAAGCGCTGGATAACCTCAAGTACAACAGCGACGGCCTGGTGCCCGCCATTGCCCAGCAGCATGACACCGGCGAAGTGTTGATGATGGCGTGGATGAACCGCGAGGCCATCGAAGAAACCCTGCAAACCGGGCGAGTGTGCTACTTCTCCCGCTCCCGCAATACACTGTGGCGCAAGGGTGAGTCCTCAGGCCAGGTGCAACTGCTGAAAGCGCTGCGTTTCGACTGCGACGCCGATACCGTACTGGTGAGCGTGGACCAGACCGGCCCAGCCTGCCACACCGGCCGCCGCGACTGTTTCTACTGGAAAGCCGACGCGAACAACGTGACCATCGACAAGACCCCGATCAAAGATCCCAAAGAGCTGTACGGCAAATGA
- a CDS encoding GGDEF domain-containing protein, translating into MTANQTHSPLPSGNDISLPWHLRLPSPLEQDFRFYSRNSAAGVASGALLLIAILLVCAMLLESLIGTEILMQTWRPRLFSLMVTGGCLALCHQPRWRDWLPPALLLLAFTLSFSGIYLGVVIDHPLSYVFFLQTPLSVVMISTLFRLPLHSTMISTVVMTGAMITGLFFAREYSPYEHLTLTLLSLAFISMSLFGQYVYEKLLRKHFLSEHVLYQHRDELHSANQILESQATVDGMTGCINRRGMEARLNHLYHLLKQQSPDAPERINLLLFDIDFFKQYNDTYGHPAGDECLKKVSGVPLSMVQAEKDFAARYGGEEFVIVLTDSSFNDALVFAERMRNRVEQLGLPHSGSRVNQVVTISIGVACSDGGAENGAALLKQADEALYQAKGAGRNRVAMMNTQGMVEMLT; encoded by the coding sequence GTGACTGCTAACCAGACCCATAGCCCACTTCCGTCAGGCAATGACATTAGCCTGCCCTGGCATCTTCGCCTGCCCTCACCACTGGAGCAGGATTTCCGCTTTTATTCCCGAAACAGTGCCGCAGGCGTCGCTTCCGGCGCCCTGCTTCTGATTGCCATACTGTTGGTTTGCGCCATGCTGCTGGAGTCTCTGATCGGGACAGAGATTCTGATGCAGACCTGGCGCCCGCGCCTGTTTTCATTGATGGTCACTGGTGGCTGTCTGGCGCTCTGCCATCAGCCCCGCTGGCGCGACTGGCTACCGCCGGCATTGCTGCTGCTAGCTTTCACCCTGTCGTTCTCGGGTATTTATCTCGGGGTTGTGATCGATCACCCACTATCCTACGTATTCTTTCTGCAGACACCGCTCTCCGTGGTGATGATCAGCACGCTGTTCAGACTCCCTCTGCACAGCACCATGATCAGCACCGTGGTGATGACCGGAGCCATGATTACCGGGCTGTTCTTTGCCAGGGAATATTCACCCTATGAACACCTGACGCTCACCTTGCTCAGTCTGGCCTTCATCAGCATGAGCCTGTTTGGCCAGTACGTTTATGAAAAACTGCTGCGCAAGCACTTCCTGTCAGAGCATGTGCTTTACCAACACCGGGATGAACTGCACTCCGCCAACCAGATACTGGAAAGCCAGGCCACCGTGGATGGCATGACCGGCTGCATCAACCGGCGCGGCATGGAGGCCCGCCTGAATCACCTCTATCACCTGCTCAAGCAGCAAAGCCCGGATGCTCCCGAACGCATCAACCTGCTGCTGTTCGATATTGATTTTTTCAAGCAATACAACGACACCTATGGCCACCCGGCAGGCGACGAGTGCCTGAAAAAAGTGTCCGGCGTGCCACTATCCATGGTGCAGGCGGAGAAAGACTTTGCTGCCCGCTATGGCGGTGAGGAGTTCGTGATCGTACTCACTGACTCCAGCTTCAACGATGCACTGGTATTTGCCGAGCGCATGCGCAACCGGGTGGAGCAGCTCGGCCTCCCGCATAGCGGCTCCCGGGTCAATCAAGTGGTCACCATCAGTATTGGCGTAGCCTGTTCCGACGGCGGCGCCGAGAACGGCGCGGCCCTGCTCAAGCAGGCGGATGAAGCGCTCTATCAAGCCAAGGGCGCAGGCCGTAACCGGGTCGCCATGATGAACACCCAGGGCATGGTGGAGATGCTGACGTAG
- the hmpA gene encoding NO-inducible flavohemoprotein: protein MLSESQLAVIKQTVPVLLEHGETLTRHFYQRMFRENPEVLSFFNPAHQHAGTQQRALAGAICAYAQNIENPAVLADAVELIAQKHVSLQILAEHYPIVGANLLAAIQEVLGEGATDAVIDAWEAAYGMLADILIAREAEIYTAQQQTFGWNGFRRFVVARREPASDNIESFYLRPEDGQPLPANQPGQYITVRVAPDGGEPVMRNYSLSGNHDPEMFRISVKKETGNGEAVPQGVVSAFLHDQTGEGDIVELAPPCGEFTLQPAPSDDVPLVFIAGGVGITPLMAMLHSALEQQAGREVIFIQCARNSAERPFVEELNSLNGMHDNLHCHVRLSEASAEDEGFDSEGFVDGELLDTLVGDRRAQYYFCGPAPMMRAVNQMLLSRGVGAEDIHFEFFGPKEDMAA, encoded by the coding sequence ATGCTGAGCGAAAGCCAACTGGCCGTGATCAAGCAAACGGTTCCTGTTCTGCTGGAACATGGCGAGACTCTTACCCGCCATTTCTACCAGCGCATGTTCCGCGAAAATCCCGAGGTGCTGTCCTTCTTTAACCCGGCGCATCAGCATGCCGGTACCCAGCAGCGGGCGCTGGCCGGAGCAATCTGTGCCTACGCACAGAACATCGAAAACCCGGCAGTGCTGGCGGATGCGGTGGAGCTGATCGCCCAGAAGCACGTGTCCTTGCAGATTCTCGCCGAGCATTACCCCATCGTTGGTGCCAACCTGCTGGCGGCAATTCAGGAAGTGTTGGGTGAGGGCGCAACTGATGCTGTGATTGATGCCTGGGAAGCGGCCTACGGGATGCTGGCGGATATCCTGATTGCCCGCGAGGCGGAGATCTATACGGCGCAACAGCAGACGTTTGGCTGGAACGGCTTTCGTCGATTTGTGGTGGCACGGCGTGAGCCTGCCAGTGACAACATTGAGTCTTTCTACTTGCGTCCGGAAGATGGGCAGCCGCTGCCAGCGAATCAACCGGGTCAGTACATTACCGTGCGGGTCGCGCCTGATGGTGGCGAGCCGGTGATGCGTAATTACAGCCTGTCCGGTAATCATGATCCGGAGATGTTTCGCATCAGTGTGAAGAAAGAGACGGGTAATGGCGAAGCGGTGCCGCAGGGGGTCGTGTCAGCATTCCTTCATGATCAGACTGGCGAAGGCGATATCGTTGAGTTGGCTCCGCCTTGCGGCGAGTTCACGTTGCAGCCGGCGCCATCGGATGATGTGCCGCTGGTGTTCATTGCCGGAGGAGTAGGGATTACGCCGTTGATGGCCATGCTGCATAGCGCTCTCGAACAACAGGCTGGCCGCGAGGTGATCTTTATCCAGTGCGCCCGCAACAGCGCGGAGCGGCCGTTCGTGGAAGAGCTCAACAGCCTGAACGGGATGCATGACAATCTCCACTGCCATGTGCGCCTGAGTGAGGCTTCGGCCGAAGACGAAGGCTTCGACAGCGAAGGCTTTGTGGATGGTGAGCTGCTGGATACGCTGGTGGGTGATCGCCGAGCCCAATACTACTTCTGCGGACCGGCCCCGATGATGCGTGCGGTCAACCAGATGCTGCTGTCCCGCGGTGTGGGCGCTGAGGATATCCACTTCGAGTTCTTCGGGCCGAAGGAGGATATGGCGGCCTGA
- the thrS gene encoding threonine--tRNA ligase — protein MSVSYRLPDGATMEFDQPASALDIAERISKKLSKQALAAKVNGNLIDVYLPIDDGATVEIITRDTDDALELIRHDAAHIMAEAVQELFPDTQVTIGPTIENGFYYDFHREESFTPEDLTAIEKRMQEIVRRNEDIRREVWDRDEAVDFFLKAGEEFKAEIIRDLPADQEVSLYRQGDFIDLCRGPHLPSTSKLGDGFKLMKVAGAYWRGDASKAQLQRIYGTAWRDKKELNAYLKQLEEAAKRDHRKLAKEMGLFHIQQEAVGSMFWHPKGWRMRKNLENYIRGKMEKGGYQEVSTPQMMDRILWEQSGHWDKYGEDMFTVCTHDHKEMAVKPMNCPGHVQIFKQGITSYRDLPIRLGEFTTLFRNEAHGALHGLMRARSFSQDDAHIFCTEEQINEETAGFIKMLREVYQDFGFDTFRIKFSDRPDNRAGSDETWDKAEGALRAAVESLGLECELNPGEGAFYGPKLEFVLRDAIGRDWQCGTLQVDFVLPERLDAEYVAEDGSRQRPVMLHRAVLGSLERFLGILIESTAGHLPLWLAPVPVAICTITNAADDYAREVQQKLVAAGVPAELDIRNEKIGFKVREHSKTKTPRIWVVGEKEAEEKQVAVRTLGSQATETVDLDEAVAAMAAATRLPI, from the coding sequence ATGAGCGTGAGCTACCGACTGCCCGACGGGGCAACCATGGAGTTTGATCAGCCGGCATCCGCACTGGATATCGCCGAGCGCATCAGCAAAAAACTCTCCAAACAGGCCCTGGCCGCCAAGGTCAACGGCAACCTGATCGACGTCTATCTGCCCATCGACGATGGCGCCACCGTGGAAATCATTACCCGAGACACGGACGACGCCCTCGAGCTGATCCGGCACGACGCCGCCCACATCATGGCCGAAGCCGTACAAGAACTGTTCCCCGACACCCAGGTGACGATTGGTCCGACCATCGAGAACGGTTTCTACTACGACTTTCACCGGGAAGAATCCTTCACCCCGGAAGACCTGACTGCAATCGAAAAGCGCATGCAGGAGATCGTTCGTCGCAACGAAGACATCCGTCGTGAAGTCTGGGACCGCGACGAGGCCGTGGACTTTTTCCTCAAGGCCGGCGAAGAGTTCAAGGCCGAGATCATTCGTGATCTGCCCGCCGACCAGGAAGTCAGCCTCTACCGCCAGGGCGATTTCATCGACCTGTGCCGCGGCCCGCACCTGCCCAGCACCAGCAAGCTGGGTGATGGCTTCAAGCTGATGAAAGTGGCTGGCGCCTACTGGCGTGGCGATGCCTCCAAGGCACAGCTGCAGCGTATCTACGGCACCGCCTGGCGTGACAAGAAAGAACTCAACGCCTACCTCAAGCAGCTGGAGGAAGCCGCCAAGCGTGACCACCGCAAACTCGCCAAGGAAATGGGCCTGTTCCATATCCAGCAAGAAGCCGTGGGCAGCATGTTCTGGCACCCGAAAGGCTGGCGCATGCGCAAGAACCTGGAAAACTATATCCGCGGCAAGATGGAAAAAGGCGGCTATCAGGAAGTCTCCACCCCGCAGATGATGGACCGTATCCTCTGGGAACAGTCCGGCCACTGGGACAAGTACGGCGAGGACATGTTCACCGTCTGTACCCACGACCATAAAGAAATGGCCGTGAAGCCCATGAACTGTCCGGGTCACGTGCAGATCTTCAAGCAGGGCATCACCAGTTACCGTGATCTGCCCATTCGTCTGGGCGAGTTCACCACCCTGTTCCGTAACGAGGCCCACGGCGCCCTGCACGGCCTGATGCGTGCCCGCTCCTTCAGCCAGGACGATGCGCACATCTTCTGTACCGAAGAGCAGATCAATGAGGAAACCGCCGGTTTCATCAAGATGCTGCGTGAGGTATATCAGGATTTCGGTTTCGACACCTTCCGCATCAAGTTTTCTGACCGTCCGGACAACCGTGCCGGCTCCGATGAAACCTGGGACAAGGCCGAAGGTGCATTGCGCGCAGCGGTGGAATCCCTCGGCCTGGAATGTGAACTGAACCCCGGTGAAGGCGCCTTCTACGGCCCGAAACTGGAGTTCGTACTACGTGACGCCATCGGCCGTGACTGGCAGTGCGGCACCCTGCAGGTGGACTTCGTCCTGCCTGAGCGCCTGGATGCGGAATACGTGGCCGAAGACGGCTCCCGCCAGCGTCCGGTCATGCTGCACCGCGCCGTACTGGGTTCCCTGGAGCGCTTCCTGGGTATCCTGATTGAATCCACTGCCGGGCACCTGCCCCTGTGGCTGGCACCGGTACCCGTGGCCATCTGCACCATTACCAATGCGGCAGATGACTACGCCCGCGAAGTGCAGCAGAAACTGGTCGCCGCAGGCGTACCCGCCGAGCTGGACATCCGCAACGAAAAGATCGGTTTCAAGGTCCGCGAGCACTCCAAAACCAAGACCCCGCGTATCTGGGTCGTGGGCGAGAAGGAAGCGGAAGAGAAGCAGGTTGCCGTGCGCACCCTCGGCTCCCAGGCCACCGAAACCGTGGATCTGGACGAGGCCGTTGCCGCGATGGCGGCAGCCACTCGCCTGCCGATTTAA
- a CDS encoding M23 family metallopeptidase — protein sequence MKFVAVVFGVLLAGSSLASDWLLSLNGERTQGSLLRGQVAPGVSVALAGKPVRTTEEGYFAIGFGRDAALAQTLELKKGEERQQVPVILDKREYNIQRVEGVPQRTVDPPPEAVLKRIRAEVAAIKKARASDSDLQAFLSDFQWPLTGRISGVYGSQRVYNGKPGTPHYGVDVARPTGTVVVAPADAVVTLVQDDNYYSGGTLIMDHGYGVSSTMIHLSEVLVKPGQTVKQGEPVAKVGATGRATGPHLDWRLNWYAERLDPVTIVPPMEE from the coding sequence TTGAAGTTTGTCGCAGTGGTGTTTGGCGTGTTGCTAGCGGGTTCGTCACTGGCCAGTGACTGGTTGCTTTCCCTTAATGGTGAGCGAACCCAGGGTTCGTTGCTGCGTGGCCAGGTGGCGCCGGGCGTCAGTGTGGCGCTGGCGGGCAAGCCGGTGCGTACTACTGAAGAGGGATACTTTGCGATTGGTTTTGGCCGCGACGCGGCGCTGGCGCAGACCCTGGAGCTGAAAAAGGGCGAAGAGCGCCAGCAAGTGCCTGTCATTCTCGACAAGCGTGAATACAACATCCAGCGGGTGGAAGGGGTGCCCCAGCGGACGGTTGATCCCCCGCCGGAGGCGGTGCTCAAACGCATCCGGGCAGAGGTGGCGGCCATCAAGAAGGCAAGGGCCAGCGATTCGGATTTGCAGGCGTTTCTCAGCGACTTCCAGTGGCCGTTGACCGGTCGCATCAGTGGGGTCTATGGCAGCCAGCGGGTTTACAACGGTAAGCCCGGTACGCCGCACTACGGTGTGGATGTGGCACGGCCCACCGGCACCGTGGTGGTAGCGCCGGCGGATGCGGTGGTGACGTTGGTGCAGGACGACAATTATTACTCCGGTGGCACCCTGATCATGGATCACGGTTATGGCGTGTCGTCCACCATGATTCATCTCAGTGAAGTACTGGTAAAACCCGGCCAGACCGTGAAGCAGGGTGAGCCGGTGGCCAAGGTGGGTGCCACGGGCCGTGCCACAGGCCCACATCTGGACTGGCGTTTGAACTGGTATGCAGAGCGTTTGGACCCGGTGACGATTGTGCCGCCGATGGAAGAGTAG
- a CDS encoding LysR family transcriptional regulator: MNIASADLNLLKYLDVLLREQNVTRAAEQLGITQPAMSNSLKRLRELFGDPLLIRTSDGMTATERAQELRPLVRQILAQTEQLFTPEDGFRPEESRRVFRIMTSDYAEGTLVPHIVRRLRAEAPNVVLDFLTPSDVSYQDMEQGRVDMAVNRFNEIPGSFHQVSLWKDSFSCLLNRDNPIAKDFDLDSYLSAQHIWVSKTGFGVGFGMNPEKLGGLGWIDHALEQLGKSRKISIFTRHYQMPALLAMNNDLVATLPSRVARMQAQNPRLLIKKPPFDIPEFELKMAWSSLLHHNVAHRWLRRLIQEEAERILDEE; this comes from the coding sequence ATGAATATTGCGTCTGCGGATCTCAATCTGCTCAAGTATCTGGATGTACTGTTGCGCGAGCAGAATGTCACTCGTGCCGCGGAGCAGCTGGGGATTACCCAACCCGCCATGAGTAATTCATTGAAGCGGTTGCGGGAGCTGTTTGGGGACCCGCTGTTGATTCGTACCAGTGATGGTATGACCGCCACGGAGCGTGCTCAGGAATTACGCCCGCTGGTGCGGCAGATCCTCGCACAGACGGAACAGCTTTTTACCCCCGAGGACGGCTTTCGTCCGGAAGAAAGTCGCCGGGTGTTCCGGATCATGACCAGTGACTATGCGGAAGGTACCCTGGTGCCGCATATCGTTCGCCGGCTGCGTGCGGAAGCGCCCAATGTGGTGCTGGATTTCCTGACGCCCTCGGATGTGAGTTACCAGGACATGGAGCAGGGCCGGGTGGATATGGCGGTGAACCGCTTTAATGAAATTCCCGGCTCGTTCCACCAGGTCAGCCTGTGGAAGGATTCCTTTTCCTGTCTGCTTAACCGGGATAACCCGATCGCCAAGGATTTTGATCTGGACAGTTACCTGTCTGCACAGCACATCTGGGTATCGAAGACCGGTTTCGGTGTGGGTTTTGGCATGAATCCCGAGAAGTTGGGCGGTCTGGGCTGGATTGACCATGCGCTGGAACAGCTGGGCAAAAGCCGCAAGATCAGTATCTTTACCCGCCATTACCAAATGCCGGCACTGTTGGCCATGAACAACGATCTGGTCGCCACGCTGCCCTCCCGGGTGGCGCGCATGCAGGCTCAGAATCCCCGTCTTCTGATCAAGAAACCGCCGTTTGATATTCCCGAGTTCGAGCTGAAGATGGCCTGGTCATCGCTGCTGCATCACAACGTGGCCCACCGCTGGCTCCGCCGGCTGATTCAGGAAGAGGCAGAACGGATTCTGGACGAGGAATAA
- a CDS encoding RrF2 family transcriptional regulator, with amino-acid sequence MQLTTHTDYALRTLICLSLQPDSAPMTVHEIARRYDISANHVAKVAQTLTQLGYINSLRGRGGGLVMAQAADTINLGTLVRETENLKLLECFAEGSQCAIEPACKLKNMFMQAQQAFLKVLDGYTLADVIKNGGELKVLWR; translated from the coding sequence ATGCAGTTGACCACTCATACCGATTACGCCCTGCGCACCCTGATCTGCCTTTCCCTGCAGCCAGACAGCGCCCCCATGACCGTGCATGAAATTGCGCGCCGCTATGATATTTCGGCCAATCATGTGGCCAAGGTGGCACAGACCCTTACCCAACTGGGCTACATCAACAGCCTGCGCGGCCGTGGCGGCGGCCTGGTGATGGCCCAGGCGGCCGATACCATCAATCTGGGAACCCTGGTGCGGGAGACAGAAAACCTGAAGTTACTGGAATGCTTTGCTGAGGGTTCGCAATGCGCCATCGAGCCCGCTTGCAAGCTCAAGAACATGTTCATGCAGGCCCAACAGGCGTTTCTGAAAGTGCTGGATGGCTACACCCTGGCAGATGTGATCAAGAATGGGGGGGAGCTGAAGGTGTTGTGGCGGTAG
- the cysS gene encoding cysteine--tRNA ligase, whose protein sequence is MTLKLHNTLTGKKDDFIPLDPNRITLYVCGPTVYNFVHIGNARPVVVFDVLYRLLQRLYPQVAYARNITDIDDKIINAAAENGEDISALTERFSAAFLEDMAALNAKTPNIIPKATDHIPEMIQMIETLVEKGHAYEADGQVLFAVESMPDYGKLSGRKLEDMLAGARVEVADYKRHPGDFILWKPSTDEQPGWDSPWGRGRPGWHIECSAMIHKHLGDVIDIHGGGQDLIFPHHENEIAQGCCAHGTDYVRYWMHNGYINIDGEKMSKSLGNFRLVRDLLTQYHGEILRFALVASHYRSPLNFSADVLENAEKGLDTLYYALLGRGETVEPEIGYQLPDNHPVIEALKDDLNTSEAVSALHAIAGELNKADLADKPKLKAELLAAADLLGLLTVEPTAWFQNKNVSEDGLSNEEIDALVAERTQAKKDKNFARADEIREQLTDAGIQLEDTREGTRWSR, encoded by the coding sequence ATGACACTCAAACTGCACAACACCCTCACCGGGAAAAAGGACGACTTCATTCCGCTGGATCCCAACCGCATCACCCTCTATGTGTGCGGCCCCACGGTCTACAACTTCGTTCACATCGGTAATGCCCGCCCGGTAGTGGTATTTGATGTGCTCTATCGCCTGTTGCAGCGGCTGTATCCACAGGTCGCCTACGCCCGCAACATCACCGACATTGATGACAAGATCATCAACGCCGCGGCAGAGAACGGCGAAGACATCAGTGCACTCACAGAGCGTTTCAGCGCGGCCTTCCTGGAAGACATGGCCGCCCTGAATGCCAAGACCCCGAACATCATCCCCAAGGCCACCGATCACATCCCCGAGATGATCCAGATGATCGAAACCCTGGTGGAAAAGGGCCATGCCTACGAGGCCGATGGTCAGGTGCTGTTCGCCGTGGAATCCATGCCCGACTACGGCAAGCTCTCCGGCCGCAAGCTGGAAGACATGCTGGCCGGTGCCCGCGTGGAAGTGGCGGACTACAAGCGCCACCCTGGCGACTTTATTCTCTGGAAGCCTTCCACCGATGAACAGCCAGGCTGGGATTCTCCCTGGGGCCGGGGCCGGCCTGGCTGGCACATCGAATGTTCCGCCATGATCCACAAGCACCTGGGTGATGTGATCGACATCCACGGTGGCGGCCAGGACCTGATCTTCCCGCACCACGAGAACGAGATTGCCCAGGGCTGCTGCGCCCACGGCACCGATTACGTGCGCTACTGGATGCACAACGGTTACATCAACATCGATGGCGAGAAGATGTCCAAATCTCTGGGCAACTTCCGTCTGGTGCGTGACCTGCTGACCCAGTACCACGGCGAGATCCTGCGCTTCGCACTGGTGGCCAGCCACTACCGCTCGCCGCTGAACTTCTCCGCCGACGTGCTGGAGAATGCAGAGAAAGGCCTGGATACCCTCTACTACGCCCTGCTTGGCCGTGGCGAAACCGTGGAACCGGAAATTGGCTATCAGCTGCCGGACAATCACCCGGTCATCGAAGCCCTCAAGGACGACCTGAACACCTCCGAAGCCGTCAGCGCCCTGCATGCCATTGCCGGTGAGCTGAACAAGGCCGACCTGGCCGACAAGCCGAAACTCAAGGCGGAGCTGTTGGCCGCCGCCGATCTGCTTGGCCTGCTCACCGTGGAACCCACCGCCTGGTTCCAGAACAAGAACGTGAGTGAAGACGGCTTGAGCAATGAGGAAATCGATGCCCTCGTCGCCGAGCGCACCCAGGCGAAGAAAGACAAGAACTTTGCCCGTGCCGACGAAATCCGCGAGCAGCTCACCGACGCGGGTATCCAGCTGGAAGACACCCGCGAAGGCACCCGCTGGAGCCGGTAA